The Crocinitomicaceae bacterium genome includes a region encoding these proteins:
- a CDS encoding ParB/RepB/Spo0J family partition protein: MTTNKKRALGRGLSALLENSSTDITTKNIGVAGGQTVGSISSLQISQIEANPFNPRSNFEEEALKELSNSISEHGIIQPLTVRKLGRDKYQLISGERRFRASQLAGLTEVPCYIRIANDQNMLEMALVENIQREDLNAIEVSLSYQRLIDECNLTQEQLSQKLGKSRSNITNFLRLLKLPAAVQVGIREGLITMGHARALVNAGDEATQIDLFHQIVEEELSVRDVENLIKSKREPKSDDDKSTLDSLIDHSEKTTSAELSVSVLEFKNRLAENLATKVQISSDNKGKGKIVISFDSQDDLDRIISAIGNANAVNV; the protein is encoded by the coding sequence ATGACAACGAATAAGAAAAGGGCTTTGGGTAGAGGTTTAAGTGCCTTACTGGAAAATTCAAGCACTGATATTACCACAAAAAATATTGGAGTTGCCGGCGGTCAAACTGTTGGATCTATTTCATCTTTGCAGATTTCTCAAATTGAAGCAAATCCTTTCAATCCACGCTCAAATTTTGAAGAAGAGGCCTTGAAAGAATTGAGTAACTCAATAAGCGAGCATGGCATTATTCAGCCACTCACGGTTAGAAAACTTGGTAGAGATAAATATCAACTCATATCAGGTGAACGCCGTTTCAGAGCATCTCAATTAGCCGGGCTTACTGAAGTGCCTTGTTATATTCGTATTGCCAATGATCAGAATATGCTTGAGATGGCCTTGGTTGAAAATATTCAGCGTGAAGATCTCAATGCCATTGAAGTTTCTTTGTCTTATCAACGTTTGATTGATGAGTGTAATTTAACTCAAGAACAACTTAGTCAAAAACTAGGTAAAAGCCGTTCTAACATCACCAACTTTTTACGTTTATTGAAATTACCTGCAGCGGTTCAAGTGGGTATTCGTGAAGGATTAATTACCATGGGGCATGCGCGTGCTCTGGTAAATGCGGGAGATGAAGCAACACAAATTGATCTTTTTCATCAGATTGTGGAAGAAGAATTGTCTGTGCGTGATGTTGAAAATCTAATTAAAAGTAAACGTGAACCTAAATCCGATGATGATAAATCTACCTTAGATTCTCTCATTGATCATTCTGAAAAAACTACATCAGCTGAGCTTAGCGTATCTGTTTTGGAATTCAAAAATCGTTTAGCTGAAAATCTTGCTACAAAGGTTCAGATATCTTCAGACAATAAAGGCAAAGGAAAAATCGTTATCTCTTTTGATTCTCAAGATGATTTGGACAGAATCATTTCAGCTATTGGGAACGCAAATGCAGTGAATGTATAA
- a CDS encoding methyltransferase domain-containing protein, with amino-acid sequence MCDRIDFSKSKVIVELGPGTGVFTYELIKRSASDAKIFIFELNENFYQLLKEKITDPRVVIFNKSADQLDIISKEYGIKQVDAILSSLPLAVIPETTKKKILVKAYEALKCGGVFVQYQYSLASKRLIKMCFPKMKISFTTVNFPPAFVYSCVK; translated from the coding sequence ATGTGTGATCGTATAGATTTCTCAAAATCAAAAGTAATTGTTGAACTTGGTCCGGGCACCGGAGTATTTACTTATGAATTGATTAAGCGTTCAGCAAGTGACGCCAAGATTTTTATTTTTGAATTAAATGAGAATTTTTACCAATTGCTTAAAGAAAAAATCACTGATCCTCGTGTTGTGATTTTTAATAAAAGTGCTGACCAATTAGACATTATTTCAAAAGAATATGGAATCAAACAAGTTGATGCAATTCTTTCTTCTCTGCCCTTGGCTGTAATACCTGAAACCACCAAAAAGAAAATATTGGTGAAAGCCTATGAAGCACTAAAATGCGGAGGTGTTTTTGTACAATATCAATATTCTCTTGCATCAAAACGGCTGATTAAAATGTGCTTTCCAAAAATGAAAATATCGTTCACCACGGTTAATTTTCCGCCTGCCTTCGTTTATTCTTGCGTAAAGTAA